The Eleutherodactylus coqui strain aEleCoq1 chromosome 6, aEleCoq1.hap1, whole genome shotgun sequence genome window below encodes:
- the LOC136633347 gene encoding uncharacterized protein, whose amino-acid sequence MFSAPQVEILINEVSQNLHQLFGTSIENRMNAWREVMEEVNKAGPTSQTLEECRVRWNNYRTKLKRQVRKKSEILHLLDTILSERDMRIVRYFHIDEAVRMELEENRPDNLIIEDDPDGGPLSVSHNDRLPSSLLLSSEQPSTSQLPVASDGTTDFVRADESQQRPKDLNAKLEHLIKLQKCTNGLLTSIRDGICDSVDEQKEMLRMQKLMSTQETAKDYSGVYEVSLKRKN is encoded by the exons ATGTTTAGTGCTCCTCAGGTTGAGATACTCATCAACGAAGTCTCCCAGAACCTACACCAATTATTTGGGACTTCAATAGAGAACAGAATGAATGCCTGGAGAGAAGTAATGGAGGAAGTGAACAAAGCAGGTCCGACAAGCCAGACCCTCGAAGAATGCCGAGTTAGATGGAATAACTACAGAACAAAACTGAAACGCCAAGTCAGAAAGAAATCAGAAATCCTTCACCTGCTGGACACCATTTTAAGTGAAAGAGATATGAGGATCGTCCGATACTTTCATATCGATGAAGCTGTTCGCATGGAACTTGAGGAAAACCGCCCAG ATAATTTGATTATTGAAGATGACCCTGATGGAGGACCGCTCTCTGTGTCCCATAATGACAGGTTGCCGTCTTCACTGTTGCTATCTTCAGAGCAACCCTCGACCTCACAACTACCTGTGGCATCAGATGGTACAACTGATTTCGTCAGGGCTGATGAATCTCAACAGCGACCAAAAGATTTGAATGCTAAATTAGAGCATTTAATTAAACTGCAAAAATGCACCAATGGCCTCCTGACAAGTATAAGGGATGGCATTTGCGACAGCGTGGATGAGCAGAAGGAAATGCTACGTATGCAAAAGCTTATGTCCACTCAGGAGACAGCGAAGGATTACAGTGGTGTCTATGAAGTTAGTTTGAAGAGGAAAAACTAG